One window of the Janthinobacterium sp. PAMC25594 genome contains the following:
- a CDS encoding beta-ketoacyl-ACP synthase III, whose protein sequence is MTVFSKIYSKIIGTGSYLPEKRVTNQDLTEQLAAKGIETSDEWIVSRSGISARHYAAPSQNSSDLGVEAAKKALEMAGLSGNDLDLIIVASSTPDFFGSFPSTACIVQSKLGITNHCAAVDVQAVCSGFVYAVATADSFIQSGMHKNVLVIGAEVFSRILNFDDRGTCVLFGDGAGAIVMTASTEPGILATKLHADGRHSNILSVPGSVAGGALAGSAFLYMDGPAVFKLAVSVLEKVAHEALAHANMTADQIDWLIPHQANIRIMNSTAKKLGLPLNKMVVTVDQHGNTSAASIPLALDIAVRDGRVKKGDNVMMEGVGGGFTWGAVLARM, encoded by the coding sequence ATGACTGTTTTTAGCAAAATTTACAGCAAAATTATCGGCACCGGCAGCTACTTGCCGGAGAAGCGCGTCACCAACCAGGACTTGACCGAACAGCTCGCCGCCAAGGGCATCGAGACGTCGGATGAATGGATCGTCTCGCGCAGCGGCATCTCGGCGCGCCATTACGCGGCACCGTCGCAAAACTCCTCGGACCTGGGCGTGGAAGCGGCCAAGAAGGCCCTGGAGATGGCGGGCCTGAGCGGCAACGACCTGGACCTGATCATCGTCGCCAGCTCGACCCCCGATTTCTTCGGCAGCTTCCCCAGCACCGCCTGCATCGTGCAGAGCAAGCTGGGCATCACGAATCACTGCGCCGCCGTCGACGTGCAAGCCGTCTGCAGCGGTTTTGTCTACGCAGTCGCCACCGCCGATAGTTTTATTCAGTCGGGCATGCATAAAAACGTGCTGGTGATCGGCGCCGAAGTGTTTTCGCGCATCCTCAATTTCGACGACCGCGGCACCTGCGTGCTGTTCGGCGACGGCGCCGGCGCCATCGTCATGACGGCTTCCACCGAGCCGGGCATCCTGGCCACCAAGCTGCACGCGGACGGGCGCCACTCGAATATCCTCAGCGTGCCGGGCAGCGTGGCTGGCGGCGCGCTGGCCGGCAGTGCCTTCCTGTACATGGACGGTCCGGCCGTGTTCAAGCTGGCCGTGTCCGTGCTGGAAAAGGTCGCGCATGAAGCATTGGCGCACGCCAACATGACGGCGGACCAGATCGACTGGCTGATCCCGCACCAGGCGAACATCCGCATCATGAACAGCACGGCCAAGAAACTTGGCTTGCCGCTCAACAAGATGGTCGTCACCGTCGACCAGCATGGCAACACCTCTGCCGCCTCGATCCCGCTGGCGCTCGACATCGCCGTGCGCGACGGCCGAGTAAAAAAGGGCGACAACGTCATGATGGAAGGCGTGGGCGGCGGCTTTACCTGGGGCGCCGTGCTGGCAAGGATGTGA
- a CDS encoding SAM-dependent methyltransferase, with amino-acid sequence MTGTLYLIPNHLGLSEGAIDPLSRIIPEQVRQITSQLDYFVAENAKTARAFLKLIGNQHPLARPLQEITISELNVNTPAQALAGLLAPLLAGRDAGLVSEAGVPAVADPGADLVRLAHQHGIKVRPLVGPSSILLAVMASGLNGQSFAFNGYLPTDAALRAKRIKELEVRSRTEKQTQLFIETPYRNAAMLEALVAQCAPSTLICVATDLSLDTESVQTWNGAQWKKQLAAGKAPDFHKKPTVFLLLGQ; translated from the coding sequence ATGACCGGCACCCTGTACCTGATCCCCAACCACCTCGGCCTGTCCGAAGGCGCCATCGACCCGTTGTCCCGCATCATTCCAGAGCAGGTGCGCCAGATCACCTCGCAACTCGATTATTTCGTCGCGGAAAACGCCAAGACGGCGCGCGCCTTTTTGAAATTGATCGGCAACCAGCATCCGCTGGCCAGGCCGCTGCAAGAAATCACGATTTCCGAACTCAACGTGAATACCCCGGCGCAAGCGCTGGCCGGCTTGCTGGCACCGCTGCTGGCGGGCCGCGATGCGGGCCTCGTCTCGGAAGCGGGCGTGCCGGCCGTGGCCGATCCCGGCGCCGACCTGGTGCGCCTGGCACATCAGCACGGCATCAAAGTGCGCCCGCTGGTGGGCCCGTCGTCGATCCTGCTGGCCGTGATGGCCAGCGGCTTGAACGGCCAGAGCTTCGCCTTCAACGGCTACCTGCCCACCGATGCGGCCTTGCGCGCCAAGCGCATCAAGGAACTGGAAGTGCGTTCGCGCACGGAAAAGCAGACCCAGCTGTTTATCGAAACACCGTACCGCAACGCCGCCATGCTTGAAGCGCTGGTGGCGCAATGCGCGCCGTCGACCCTGATCTGCGTCGCCACCGACCTGAGCCTGGACACGGAAAGCGTGCAGACGTGGAATGGCGCGCAGTGGAAGAAACAATTGGCCGCCGGCAAGGCGCCTGATTTCCACAAGAAACCGACCGTGTTCTTGCTGCTGGGACAGTAA
- a CDS encoding 23S rRNA (adenine(2030)-N(6))-methyltransferase RlmJ, with product MLSYRHAFHAGNHADVLKHYVQIQLLQYLNQKDTAYSYIDTHSGAGVYALDGGYAAKNAEYETGIAPLWDRTDLPASLAEYMKLIKEMNPSGKMRYYPGSPYCADKVSREQDRLRLFELHPADAKILADNFRKVEAHALAQGERPTVRGKRVLITKADGFQSLKALLPPPSRRALVLIDPPYEDKMDYRKVKDTLADALVRFPSGIYAVWYPVLQRMESRQFADKLKQLPSSDWLHVTLTVNTPSPDGFGLHSSGMFILNPPYTLEPMLREVMPYLVKVLGRDDGAKFVLETGKGGQKNTGTRRV from the coding sequence ATGTTGAGTTACCGCCACGCCTTTCACGCGGGTAATCACGCCGATGTGTTGAAGCATTATGTGCAGATTCAGTTGTTGCAATATCTGAATCAAAAAGATACCGCCTATAGTTATATCGATACCCACTCCGGCGCGGGCGTGTATGCGCTCGACGGTGGTTATGCCGCGAAAAACGCGGAATACGAAACGGGCATCGCGCCCCTGTGGGACCGCACGGACTTGCCGGCCTCGCTGGCCGAGTACATGAAGCTGATCAAGGAAATGAATCCGAGTGGCAAGATGCGCTACTACCCGGGTTCGCCGTACTGCGCCGACAAGGTGAGCCGCGAGCAAGACCGTCTGCGCCTGTTCGAGCTGCATCCGGCCGATGCAAAAATTCTGGCTGACAACTTCCGCAAGGTCGAGGCGCATGCGCTGGCCCAAGGCGAGCGTCCTACCGTGCGCGGCAAGCGCGTGCTCATCACCAAGGCGGATGGCTTCCAGAGCCTGAAAGCCCTGCTGCCGCCGCCATCGCGCCGCGCGCTGGTGTTGATCGACCCGCCATATGAAGACAAGATGGATTACCGCAAGGTCAAGGACACCCTGGCCGACGCCCTCGTGCGCTTCCCGTCGGGCATCTACGCCGTCTGGTACCCGGTGCTGCAGCGCATGGAATCGCGCCAGTTCGCCGACAAGCTCAAGCAACTGCCCAGCTCGGACTGGCTGCACGTGACCTTGACGGTCAACACGCCGTCGCCGGACGGCTTCGGTTTGCACAGTAGTGGCATGTTCATCCTGAACCCGCCGTACACCCTGGAGCCGATGTTGCGCGAAGTCATGCCGTATCTGGTCAAAGTGCTGGGCCGCGACGATGGCGCCAAGTTTGTGTTGGAAACGGGCAAGGGCGGACAGAAAAACACCGGTACCCGTCGCGTGTAG
- the rpmF gene encoding 50S ribosomal protein L32, which yields MAVQQNKKTPSKRGMHRSHDFLVAPQLSVEPVTGETHLRHHISPNGFYRGRKVLKTKNDE from the coding sequence ATGGCAGTTCAACAGAACAAGAAAACCCCTTCCAAGCGCGGCATGCACCGTTCGCACGACTTCCTGGTCGCGCCGCAATTGAGCGTCGAGCCAGTTACCGGCGAAACACACCTGCGTCACCATATCAGCCCTAACGGCTTCTATCGTGGCCGTAAAGTGTTGAAGACCAAAAACGACGAGTAA
- a CDS encoding Maf-like protein encodes MIPTSAPLRLILASSSTYRKELLQRLRLPFEVAVPDLDESPLPGESPSATALRLAQAKAQAVLDRYPGSLVIGSDQVATLDGAQIGKPGNHDYALLQLQTMRGRETVFHTALCLLDGRQNPPVAQVEDIQTLVTVRDLPDAELDAYLRIEQPYDCAGSAKNEGLGIALLERIDSVDPTALTGLPLIALTSMLRKAGVTFFTI; translated from the coding sequence ATGATACCAACTTCCGCCCCCTTGCGCTTGATTCTTGCATCGAGTTCGACCTACCGCAAGGAATTGCTGCAACGCCTGCGCCTGCCGTTCGAGGTCGCCGTGCCCGATCTCGACGAAAGCCCCCTGCCCGGCGAAAGCCCCAGCGCCACGGCCCTGCGCCTGGCCCAGGCCAAGGCGCAGGCCGTGCTCGACCGCTACCCTGGCAGCCTCGTCATCGGCTCCGACCAGGTCGCCACTCTGGATGGCGCGCAGATCGGCAAGCCGGGCAACCATGACTACGCCCTGCTGCAGCTGCAAACCATGCGCGGGCGCGAGACCGTGTTCCATACGGCCCTGTGTCTGCTCGACGGCCGCCAGAATCCGCCCGTGGCGCAGGTGGAAGATATCCAGACCCTCGTCACCGTGCGCGATTTGCCCGATGCCGAGCTGGACGCCTACCTGCGCATCGAGCAACCATATGATTGCGCCGGCAGCGCCAAGAACGAGGGCCTGGGCATCGCCCTGCTCGAACGCATCGACAGCGTTGACCCCACCGCCCTCACCGGCTTGCCGCTGATCGCCCTCACCAGCATGCTGCGCAAGGCGGGCGTCACGTTTTTTACCATTTAA
- the plsX gene encoding phosphate acyltransferase PlsX: MTIKISIDCMGGDHGPSVTIPAAISFVKHEPEAELILVGLEDVIRAELKKHKADTHPRLSVLHASEQVTMDDPLEVALRRKKDSSMRVAIEQVKSGAAQASVSAGNTAALMAVSRYVLKTMSGVDRPAICSILPNQKNGPTYMLDLGANVDCEPHHLHQFAIMGSVLVSAMEGIARPTIGLLNVGTEDIKGNEVVKLTSKLLQADHERGALNFYGNVEGNDIFKGTTDIVVCDGFVGNVTLKAIEGLARLMKDVLTTEFKRNPITMLGALIARGALKAIGNRLNPSRYNGASLLGLRGLVFKSHGSADAYSFEWALRRAFDAAKNDVQAQLASLIAELMPRTPVPDEPTSTSSTI, encoded by the coding sequence ATGACAATCAAAATTTCTATCGACTGCATGGGCGGAGATCATGGTCCCTCAGTCACTATCCCCGCAGCAATTTCCTTCGTAAAACATGAGCCTGAAGCCGAACTGATCCTTGTTGGATTGGAAGACGTGATTCGTGCCGAACTGAAAAAACATAAAGCCGACACGCATCCGCGCCTGTCGGTATTGCATGCCTCCGAACAAGTTACCATGGACGATCCCCTGGAAGTGGCCCTGCGCCGCAAGAAGGATTCCTCCATGCGCGTGGCCATCGAACAGGTCAAGAGCGGCGCGGCGCAAGCCTCCGTTTCCGCCGGTAATACGGCAGCCCTGATGGCCGTGTCGCGCTATGTCTTGAAAACCATGTCCGGCGTCGACCGCCCGGCCATCTGCAGCATCTTGCCGAATCAAAAGAACGGCCCCACCTACATGCTGGACCTGGGCGCGAATGTCGATTGCGAACCGCATCACTTGCACCAGTTCGCCATCATGGGTTCCGTGCTGGTTTCCGCCATGGAAGGCATCGCACGCCCGACGATCGGCTTGCTGAACGTGGGCACGGAAGATATCAAGGGCAATGAAGTGGTGAAGCTCACTTCGAAGCTGCTGCAGGCCGACCACGAACGTGGCGCGCTGAACTTCTACGGCAACGTGGAAGGCAACGATATCTTCAAGGGCACCACCGATATCGTCGTCTGCGACGGTTTTGTCGGCAATGTCACCCTGAAAGCCATCGAAGGCCTGGCGCGCCTCATGAAGGACGTGCTCACTACCGAATTCAAGCGCAACCCGATCACCATGCTGGGCGCGCTGATTGCCCGCGGGGCCCTGAAAGCCATCGGCAACCGTTTGAATCCATCGCGTTACAACGGCGCCAGCCTGCTGGGCTTGCGTGGCCTCGTCTTCAAGAGCCATGGCAGCGCCGATGCCTATTCGTTTGAATGGGCCTTGCGCCGCGCCTTTGATGCGGCAAAAAATGACGTGCAAGCACAGCTGGCCAGCCTGATCGCCGAGCTGATGCCGCGCACGCCAGTACCGGACGAACCTACTTCAACAAGCTCTACCATTTAG
- a CDS encoding DUF177 domain-containing protein, with protein sequence MNAFVIDAFDFCRISGSREGVTPVAEMTRLTKDCADASGDIAWKVVGGTSKLGYPQLTLSVNGTVQLVCQRCLTPYAYVIDSTTTLMLGKDDEQADEIEEIINDETIDVIVGSRSMDAAALIEDEALLALPQVPKHDVCPDTAQLDALKTEKKSPFAVLKDLKPE encoded by the coding sequence ATGAATGCTTTTGTGATCGACGCCTTTGATTTTTGTCGTATCAGCGGGAGCCGCGAGGGTGTAACTCCTGTCGCTGAAATGACCCGGTTGACCAAGGATTGTGCAGATGCTTCCGGCGATATCGCCTGGAAGGTCGTCGGCGGCACCAGCAAGCTGGGCTACCCACAACTGACCTTGTCGGTCAACGGCACCGTTCAGCTGGTTTGCCAGCGCTGCCTGACTCCGTATGCTTACGTAATTGATTCGACGACCACTCTGATGCTGGGCAAGGATGACGAGCAGGCGGACGAGATCGAAGAAATCATCAACGATGAAACGATCGACGTGATCGTCGGCAGCCGCAGCATGGATGCCGCGGCCCTGATCGAAGATGAAGCCTTGCTGGCCCTGCCGCAGGTACCCAAACACGACGTCTGCCCCGATACGGCGCAGCTCGATGCTCTCAAGACTGAAAAGAAGTCGCCGTTCGCGGTACTGAAAGACTTGAAGCCAGAATAA